A single window of uncultured Methanospirillum sp. DNA harbors:
- a CDS encoding ASKHA domain-containing protein yields the protein MPIVTFLPGFRKVEVSTSDSLMTAAQKAGLAINAVCGGVGKCGKCVMFHKSGRIRFDTERFREFFSQEERDAGALLSCEAFPEDDCQIMVPERTLIQSQQILMNVIGQETVLNPSIRKYYVQVQPPTLATPTSDLYRLLDAISNSDGPSSKQVYVPLEILRVIPSMLRDSGWKVTATIARLPAGFRMIEIEKGDTSGSLYGAAVDLGTTTVVAFLRDLNTGQVIGVGSTYNKQISCGEDILSRVNYSKRKGLVRLQELAVDSINTAITMAANNAGVDRDDICEVVIAGNTIMTHMLLAIDPSYMIEEPYVPVVRRSLTASAGRIGLSIKPDGSVFIFPAVSDFIGGDIVADIVASGMAESADISLLIDIGTNFEVVLGNNEWMFACAGAAGPALEGGEVLFGMRANPGAIEKVSIDPTTLDLRCETINGKKPVGICGSGLIDVLAELLRSCVIDRTGRINTTISHPRIRQGEYFPEFVLAWKDETGIGKDIVVTENDIKNLIMSKASTLAACIVLMNQAGITREDIKNLYFAGGFGNYINKDNAITVGLIPEVPVDRIINLGNGAAEGANIALINRKMRKFVDDIAYRMGYIELNAEPTFMDEYTKGTFLPHTDLTLFPMVEKSLELCRLRVEEK from the coding sequence ATGCCTATCGTCACCTTTCTCCCCGGGTTCAGGAAAGTCGAAGTCTCAACATCTGACTCTCTCATGACTGCTGCCCAGAAAGCAGGTCTTGCGATCAACGCAGTCTGCGGCGGTGTTGGGAAGTGTGGAAAGTGCGTGATGTTCCACAAGTCAGGCAGGATCAGGTTTGACACCGAGCGGTTCAGGGAGTTCTTCAGCCAGGAAGAGAGGGATGCCGGTGCCCTCCTCTCGTGCGAGGCATTCCCTGAGGATGACTGCCAGATCATGGTCCCTGAACGGACGCTGATACAGAGCCAGCAGATTCTCATGAATGTGATCGGTCAGGAGACTGTGCTCAATCCGTCGATCAGGAAGTACTATGTCCAGGTCCAGCCGCCAACCCTTGCAACACCCACCTCTGACCTCTACAGGCTCCTGGATGCAATATCCAATTCAGATGGCCCAAGCAGCAAACAGGTCTATGTCCCGCTTGAGATTCTCAGGGTGATCCCCTCCATGCTCAGGGACAGCGGGTGGAAGGTCACTGCAACGATCGCCAGATTGCCTGCCGGATTTCGGATGATAGAGATCGAGAAGGGAGACACTTCAGGCAGTCTGTATGGGGCTGCGGTCGATCTCGGGACCACGACTGTGGTAGCCTTTCTTCGTGATCTCAACACCGGTCAGGTGATCGGTGTCGGCTCGACCTATAACAAGCAGATCTCCTGTGGCGAGGACATCCTCTCACGGGTCAACTACAGCAAGAGGAAAGGGCTGGTGCGACTCCAGGAGCTGGCGGTTGACTCTATAAACACTGCGATCACCATGGCAGCAAACAATGCCGGAGTTGACAGGGATGACATCTGTGAGGTTGTGATCGCAGGAAACACCATCATGACCCACATGCTCCTTGCGATCGATCCCTCGTACATGATCGAGGAACCGTATGTCCCGGTCGTCAGACGTTCGCTTACTGCTTCAGCCGGACGGATCGGCCTCTCCATAAAGCCTGATGGCAGTGTCTTCATCTTCCCTGCAGTCAGCGACTTCATCGGGGGGGACATCGTTGCAGATATCGTTGCATCAGGGATGGCAGAGAGTGCTGACATCTCCCTGCTGATAGATATCGGTACCAATTTTGAGGTGGTGCTTGGCAACAACGAGTGGATGTTTGCCTGCGCAGGAGCAGCAGGTCCGGCTCTTGAAGGTGGAGAGGTTCTCTTCGGGATGCGGGCTAACCCGGGTGCAATTGAGAAGGTCTCGATTGATCCTACAACTCTTGATCTCAGGTGCGAGACGATCAACGGGAAGAAACCGGTGGGTATCTGCGGTTCAGGACTTATTGACGTGTTGGCCGAACTTCTGCGGTCCTGTGTCATCGACAGAACCGGGAGGATCAATACAACCATAAGCCACCCCCGCATTCGCCAGGGTGAATACTTCCCTGAGTTTGTGCTTGCCTGGAAGGATGAGACCGGCATCGGGAAGGATATCGTTGTGACCGAGAATGATATCAAGAACCTGATCATGAGCAAGGCCTCAACACTTGCGGCATGCATTGTCCTGATGAACCAGGCAGGAATTACCCGTGAGGATATCAAGAACCTCTACTTTGCAGGCGGGTTTGGGAACTATATCAACAAGGATAATGCCATCACGGTCGGCCTGATCCCTGAAGTGCCGGTTGATCGGATCATCAACCTCGGAAACGGTGCTGCAGAAGGGGCAAACATCGCCCTGATCAACAGAAAGATGCGGAAGTTTGTTGATGATATTGCGTACCGGATGGGGTATATCGAGCTCAATGCTGAACCCACCTTCATGGATGAGTACACGAAGGGGACATTTTTGCCCCATACCGATCTCACACTCTTTCCGATGGTTGAGAAGAGTCTTGAGCTCTGCCGGCTCCGTGTGGAGGAGAAGTAA
- the acsC gene encoding acetyl-CoA decarbonylase/synthase complex subunit gamma: MALKALDIYKLLPKKNCKECGDPTCLTFAMKLAQGKAEPDLCPYLDEEAKNILGATTRPPIQKVTVGMGTLSFTVGEEFVFYRHEKTFYHQPGILYAASDSESDDRIRDVVSQVRGCKVTRIGIDLVLNGLAVSAESGSPERFAAAISAVVSANPDLPLVLMASDPVVMEAGLVVCGNYLPLIRGAGDQNCEAFCSLAKKYGAPLVVSGTSLENLAENAARCTGLGVTQLMLDLTGDEGEFVRSSTLVRQAALARSVPGLGYPVFLDARSTGFSGLVTGIVKFASVIVVNPLSRTEMQAALVMRQNIYTDPQKPIQMTPGLYRVGTPGRDDPVFLTVNFSLTYFTLQGYLESTRRSCWLLIVDTEGMSVLTAVAAGKLSESVVKDAIEKFALASEVNNKTIIIPGYASPLSGRIEEYTGWKVIVGPRDAAEIASFIEEELK, translated from the coding sequence ATGGCACTCAAGGCCCTTGATATCTATAAACTGCTCCCCAAGAAGAACTGCAAGGAGTGTGGTGATCCGACCTGTCTCACGTTTGCAATGAAACTGGCACAGGGAAAGGCCGAGCCTGATCTCTGTCCGTACCTTGACGAAGAGGCAAAGAATATTCTAGGTGCCACTACCCGGCCGCCGATCCAGAAGGTGACGGTGGGCATGGGTACTCTCTCGTTCACGGTAGGTGAGGAGTTTGTCTTCTACCGGCACGAGAAGACGTTCTATCACCAGCCCGGGATCCTGTATGCAGCATCTGATTCGGAATCAGACGACCGGATCAGGGATGTTGTATCCCAGGTGAGAGGCTGTAAAGTGACCAGGATCGGGATTGATCTGGTGTTGAACGGGCTTGCAGTCTCTGCAGAATCCGGATCCCCGGAGCGATTTGCAGCCGCTATATCTGCAGTGGTTTCAGCAAATCCTGATCTCCCCCTGGTTCTGATGGCCTCTGATCCTGTTGTCATGGAGGCAGGACTTGTGGTCTGCGGTAATTACCTGCCACTCATCAGGGGAGCAGGCGATCAGAACTGTGAGGCATTCTGCTCACTTGCAAAGAAGTACGGGGCTCCGCTCGTGGTCTCAGGAACCAGCCTTGAAAACCTGGCTGAAAATGCAGCCCGGTGCACCGGGCTTGGTGTCACCCAGCTGATGCTGGATCTCACAGGCGACGAGGGGGAGTTTGTCAGGTCTTCAACCCTTGTGCGACAGGCAGCCCTTGCCAGATCTGTCCCGGGTCTTGGCTATCCGGTGTTCCTCGATGCACGGAGCACCGGGTTTTCAGGCCTTGTCACAGGTATCGTGAAGTTTGCCTCCGTGATCGTGGTAAACCCGCTCTCCCGGACCGAGATGCAGGCTGCTCTTGTGATGCGGCAGAACATCTACACTGATCCCCAGAAGCCAATCCAGATGACGCCCGGACTCTACCGGGTGGGAACACCCGGACGTGATGACCCGGTGTTCCTCACCGTCAACTTTTCGCTCACCTACTTCACCCTGCAGGGGTACCTTGAGTCAACCCGTCGTTCCTGCTGGCTTTTGATCGTGGACACCGAGGGGATGTCGGTGCTGACCGCTGTTGCAGCAGGAAAACTGAGCGAGTCGGTTGTCAAGGATGCAATAGAGAAGTTCGCCCTTGCAAGCGAGGTGAACAACAAGACCATCATCATTCCGGGGTACGCATCCCCGCTCTCAGGCAGGATAGAGGAGTACACCGGGTGGAAGGTCATCGTCGGTCCCCGTGATGCAGCAGAGATTGCATCCTTCATCGAGGAGGAGCTGAAGTAA
- a CDS encoding acetyl-CoA decarbonylase/synthase complex subunit delta produces MTISYSPGWTASIREVLIGATAEEGGTRRISYRIGGESDLPCIGKGRKPLIAFEICDDPAIWPDVVRSACTNLVDNPPAWAEYVDKTLQADLIRLNLTSTRRRNFEAYDAVGKTVRSVLAATSLPLIIEGSADAEIDSEVFQRCGEAGEKERLVLGTAEAARYRSVAAAAIAYGHSVIAQSPIDVNLAKQLNILLREAGVPDDRIIIDPYTGALGYGFEYTYSTMERIRFAALKGDADLAMPMICAPSDTLTIKEIRGAVHNHETAVSWEVATSVAAALAGATILVVRHPASLARLRKAIDSLWNAEVA; encoded by the coding sequence ATGACGATATCATACTCACCCGGGTGGACTGCATCGATTCGTGAGGTTCTGATCGGTGCGACCGCAGAAGAAGGTGGAACACGTCGCATCTCCTACCGGATAGGTGGCGAGTCTGATCTCCCGTGTATAGGCAAAGGACGAAAACCCCTTATTGCCTTTGAGATCTGTGATGATCCTGCCATCTGGCCTGACGTTGTGAGAAGTGCATGCACAAACCTGGTCGACAATCCTCCTGCCTGGGCTGAATACGTGGATAAAACCCTGCAGGCGGATCTTATCAGGCTCAATCTTACCTCGACACGGAGACGGAATTTTGAGGCATACGATGCAGTGGGAAAGACTGTAAGATCTGTTCTTGCTGCAACAAGCCTGCCCCTGATCATTGAAGGAAGTGCAGATGCCGAGATCGACTCAGAAGTCTTCCAGCGGTGCGGTGAAGCAGGAGAAAAGGAGAGACTTGTGCTTGGAACCGCAGAAGCTGCCCGGTATCGCAGTGTTGCAGCTGCAGCCATTGCATATGGCCACTCGGTCATCGCCCAGTCACCAATCGATGTAAACCTTGCAAAGCAGCTCAACATCCTGCTCCGGGAGGCTGGTGTTCCTGATGACCGGATCATCATCGATCCCTACACCGGGGCACTCGGGTACGGGTTCGAGTACACATACTCGACCATGGAGCGGATCAGGTTTGCAGCATTGAAAGGTGACGCAGATCTTGCAATGCCGATGATCTGTGCTCCGTCTGATACCCTGACCATCAAGGAGATCAGGGGAGCGGTTCACAACCACGAGACCGCGGTATCATGGGAGGTGGCAACCTCGGTTGCTGCTGCCCTTGCAGGAGCAACAATCCTTGTCGTTAGGCATCCTGCCTCTCTGGCCAGACTCAGGAAAGCGATAGATTCTCTTTGGAATGCGGAGGTGGCCTGA
- the acsB gene encoding acetyl-CoA decarbonylase/synthase complex subunit alpha/beta, with amino-acid sequence MVQIDSSVSSGMKKIAEQVAAVSSFHGYQDTAYYLPISYAISGSGIDSKQAAEQVFAAAHQSPLVGAEILLACRGASDGPPYTGFIEDAVIRKLGYTLVDGSILGLALIVGNPSTADYAAAICRELQEKLMLTFLSGGVIESLTAAGVKVGLDLRLVPLGKDSLAAVHFADILARVAMMFGGVAAGDAHRLVAYASERAKAFVIAFPGMTEEEIAFIDGLRVLGIPIIHMGGYEGQDWTQAGPTEIVRIGMELRGIRVQVTSIPIPMACSPAFEGKAIRKEEMYAEFGGTRSPAFELLRVRDLHDVTDGKVTVIGPEIDGVPKKSAAPLGIIVEVAGKAMKKEFEPVLERRIHNFINYGEGSWHSAQRDQIWVRVSEDAVAQGLKIADLGKLLAAKFRMDFPTLLDAVQVTMITDRDQVLAAQKEAEHLYTERDERISGMKDEDVTQYYSCTLCQTFAPNHVCVLTPERPALCGALTWLDGKTAYEMSPSGANQPIDKGTLINDEAGEFEGVNRFVRQASHGEVERCVLYSIMDAPMTCCGCFEAVAMILPETNGIMIVSREYKGETPSGMTFSTLAGTIGGGAQTPGFIGISKGYILSDRFIQAEGGLSRIVWMPSVVKEELETRLREKISSAGLSGLYEKIADETVATDIDGLLAFLTSVEHPALSMAPLL; translated from the coding sequence ATGGTTCAGATCGATTCATCTGTTTCATCAGGAATGAAGAAGATTGCAGAGCAGGTTGCTGCTGTTTCTTCGTTTCATGGGTATCAGGATACCGCATACTATCTCCCGATCTCCTATGCAATATCAGGCTCTGGGATTGATTCAAAACAGGCTGCTGAACAGGTGTTTGCAGCTGCTCACCAGAGTCCCCTGGTTGGTGCAGAAATCCTGCTTGCCTGCCGGGGGGCCAGTGACGGCCCCCCGTACACCGGGTTTATCGAGGATGCGGTGATCAGAAAACTCGGGTACACCCTGGTTGACGGGAGCATACTCGGGCTTGCCCTGATCGTCGGGAACCCATCCACAGCAGACTATGCCGCTGCAATCTGCAGGGAACTGCAGGAGAAACTCATGCTCACGTTCCTCTCAGGCGGGGTTATCGAATCCCTGACAGCAGCCGGGGTGAAGGTCGGGCTCGACCTCCGGCTTGTGCCGCTTGGGAAAGATTCGCTTGCCGCTGTACATTTTGCAGACATCCTTGCGAGAGTTGCGATGATGTTCGGGGGCGTTGCGGCCGGTGATGCCCACCGTCTTGTTGCGTATGCATCAGAGCGGGCCAAAGCGTTTGTCATAGCCTTCCCTGGTATGACCGAGGAAGAGATTGCTTTCATTGACGGTCTGCGGGTGCTCGGAATCCCGATCATTCACATGGGAGGGTATGAAGGGCAGGACTGGACTCAGGCAGGTCCTACCGAGATCGTCAGGATCGGGATGGAACTCCGGGGCATCCGTGTTCAGGTCACCTCTATTCCGATCCCGATGGCCTGCTCTCCGGCCTTTGAAGGAAAGGCGATTCGAAAGGAGGAGATGTATGCCGAGTTTGGGGGTACTCGTTCTCCGGCTTTTGAACTCCTCAGGGTCAGGGATTTGCATGATGTCACGGATGGGAAGGTCACGGTTATCGGCCCGGAGATCGATGGAGTCCCGAAGAAGTCTGCTGCACCGCTTGGCATCATCGTTGAGGTCGCCGGCAAGGCGATGAAGAAAGAGTTCGAGCCTGTGCTTGAGCGAAGGATCCACAACTTCATCAACTACGGTGAAGGTTCGTGGCACTCTGCACAACGGGATCAGATCTGGGTCAGGGTCTCTGAGGATGCTGTTGCACAAGGGCTGAAGATTGCAGATCTTGGCAAACTTCTGGCTGCAAAGTTCAGGATGGACTTTCCTACCCTTCTTGATGCTGTGCAGGTCACCATGATCACGGACCGCGACCAGGTACTTGCTGCACAGAAAGAGGCCGAACATCTGTATACAGAACGCGATGAACGGATTTCCGGGATGAAGGATGAGGACGTCACCCAGTACTACTCCTGCACCCTCTGCCAGACCTTTGCCCCGAATCATGTCTGTGTGCTGACTCCGGAGCGACCTGCTCTCTGCGGGGCACTTACCTGGCTTGATGGAAAGACAGCATACGAGATGTCTCCGTCAGGGGCCAACCAGCCGATCGATAAAGGAACTCTGATCAACGATGAGGCAGGTGAGTTCGAAGGTGTGAACCGGTTTGTCAGGCAGGCATCCCACGGTGAGGTGGAACGCTGTGTCCTGTATAGTATCATGGATGCCCCGATGACCTGCTGTGGCTGTTTTGAGGCTGTTGCTATGATCCTTCCGGAGACGAACGGGATCATGATCGTGAGCAGGGAGTACAAAGGAGAGACCCCGTCAGGTATGACCTTCTCAACCCTTGCCGGGACCATCGGTGGTGGGGCACAGACGCCCGGCTTTATCGGGATCTCAAAAGGGTACATCCTTTCTGATCGGTTCATACAGGCAGAAGGTGGTCTTTCAAGGATCGTCTGGATGCCTTCGGTTGTCAAGGAAGAGCTTGAGACGAGGCTCAGGGAGAAGATAAGTTCGGCAGGACTCTCTGGTCTCTACGAGAAGATCGCTGATGAGACGGTTGCGACCGATATAGACGGGCTGCTTGCCTTTCTGACCTCGGTGGAGCATCCCGCATTATCGATGGCCCCGCTGCTGTAG
- a CDS encoding hydrogenase 3 maturation endopeptidase HyCI, whose amino-acid sequence MIPSDIRPLLASRFGETDPDRIVFVGVGNRMRGDDGLGPVLIDLLSSHLPHVIDTGVTPEEYTGVIKRLNPSLIVIVDSADFGAEPGSVRIVEVGDISQVRISVHKISLEILMEYLKDETGADIFLLGIQPEDISYSTTLSPVVSNAARECCRVIFSLLPDMRQ is encoded by the coding sequence ATGATTCCATCAGATATCAGGCCCTTGCTTGCCTCCCGGTTTGGTGAAACCGATCCTGACCGGATCGTATTTGTAGGGGTCGGTAACCGGATGCGGGGTGATGACGGTCTCGGTCCTGTTCTTATTGATCTTCTGAGCAGTCATCTTCCCCATGTCATCGATACCGGTGTTACCCCGGAGGAGTACACCGGGGTGATCAAGCGACTGAATCCTTCTCTCATTGTCATTGTTGATTCAGCAGATTTTGGGGCAGAACCAGGATCTGTCAGGATAGTGGAGGTCGGAGATATATCACAGGTAAGGATCAGCGTTCACAAGATCTCACTTGAGATCCTCATGGAGTATCTCAAGGATGAGACCGGTGCTGATATCTTTCTTCTTGGGATTCAGCCCGAAGATATTTCGTACTCAACCACTCTGTCACCTGTTGTAAGCAATGCTGCCCGGGAATGTTGCAGGGTCATCTTTTCTCTTCTGCCCGATATGAGACAATGA
- a CDS encoding proton-conducting transporter membrane subunit, which produces MLDYYALVPVLLPVVGGILLYLLLGFSERVQRSFIVCFMALLFVMNLVYLIALQSGMIHPAAVGPLVLDAPGIFVSSLVTFLGTMVLVYSFIYRKNNHFDSTFFILYFVLAGMMCGMACTYNVLVMLILLEAATVTSAVLILFGRTKRAIRATYIYLAISIFEVILVIYGAFILYSSTGTLDLRFMNISLLSSGDITLLALLFLFGFGTKAGLLPLGSIWLPPAHADAPAAISATMSGILIKVSVVAMVKVMYPFFLLSNVEMLMLIVTFFGTLNMVLGGVMAFFSCHIKRLLAWSSISQIGYIVVGFGLATPVAIYGSLFHILNHMLFKGSLFLISGILLYQVHTLQIKKMGGLGKVMPLTALSFLVASLAMSGMPFLNGFISKEIIYEGSVEAGFPVIFSLFGLEFTIISIFGWITSIVIFITLMRAFYLMFMGTPRESFRELHDPPLCMLVPVLIMVALCVIIGLFPDLVSGTLQYIAEVLFQMRG; this is translated from the coding sequence ATGCTAGACTATTATGCCCTGGTCCCGGTTCTGCTCCCTGTTGTCGGCGGTATTCTCCTCTACCTGCTGCTTGGATTCTCTGAACGAGTTCAGCGGAGTTTTATCGTTTGTTTCATGGCTCTTCTCTTTGTGATGAACCTCGTGTACCTCATCGCACTTCAGAGTGGGATGATTCATCCTGCAGCAGTCGGTCCGCTTGTGCTTGATGCGCCCGGGATATTCGTCTCCTCTCTTGTGACCTTTCTCGGAACGATGGTGCTTGTTTACTCGTTCATCTATCGCAAGAACAACCACTTTGACTCGACATTTTTTATCCTCTACTTTGTCCTCGCAGGGATGATGTGTGGCATGGCATGCACCTACAATGTGCTTGTGATGCTGATTCTTCTTGAGGCTGCGACTGTTACCAGTGCAGTTCTCATCCTGTTCGGAAGGACGAAGCGGGCGATCAGAGCCACCTACATCTACCTCGCGATCAGCATCTTCGAGGTTATCCTGGTCATCTACGGGGCATTCATCCTGTACAGCAGTACCGGAACACTCGACCTCAGGTTCATGAATATCTCCCTGTTATCATCAGGGGATATCACTCTCCTTGCACTCCTGTTTCTCTTCGGGTTCGGAACAAAAGCGGGACTACTTCCCCTCGGAAGTATCTGGCTTCCACCAGCCCATGCTGATGCTCCTGCAGCGATCAGTGCAACGATGTCTGGCATTCTCATCAAAGTCAGCGTTGTTGCTATGGTCAAGGTGATGTACCCGTTCTTCCTCCTCTCAAACGTAGAGATGCTCATGCTCATTGTCACCTTCTTCGGAACTCTGAACATGGTTCTCGGCGGTGTTATGGCGTTCTTCTCCTGCCATATCAAGCGCCTGCTTGCATGGAGCAGTATCAGTCAGATCGGGTACATCGTTGTTGGATTCGGGCTGGCAACTCCGGTTGCCATATACGGCTCCCTGTTTCACATCCTGAACCACATGCTCTTTAAAGGGAGCCTCTTTCTCATATCGGGAATTCTTCTGTATCAGGTGCATACCCTGCAGATCAAAAAGATGGGCGGGCTTGGAAAGGTCATGCCGCTTACAGCGTTATCCTTCCTTGTCGCCTCACTAGCCATGTCGGGGATGCCGTTTCTGAACGGGTTTATCAGTAAGGAGATCATTTACGAGGGATCCGTAGAGGCAGGGTTCCCTGTGATATTTTCGCTCTTCGGATTAGAATTCACCATCATCAGCATATTCGGCTGGATCACCAGCATCGTGATCTTCATCACGCTGATGAGGGCGTTTTACCTGATGTTCATGGGAACTCCCCGCGAATCGTTCAGGGAACTGCATGATCCCCCGCTCTGCATGCTTGTCCCTGTCCTGATCATGGTAGCGTTATGCGTTATCATCGGCCTCTTCCCTGATCTGGTATCAGGAACCCTGCAGTACATCGCTGAGGTCCTCTTCCAGATGAGAGGGTGA
- a CDS encoding NADH-quinone oxidoreductase subunit B family protein: MSLSGTFLKKSPWVYHAHAGGCNGCDLEILASFGPRYDLERLGIKLVASPRFADILLVTGPVPLHTKPFLERIYAQTPSPKKVVAMGACGCSGGVFVDNENYSIAGPVEKIIPVDVRIPGCPPKPEAIADGIMKAMRMF, translated from the coding sequence ATGAGTCTTTCAGGCACCTTTCTCAAAAAATCACCCTGGGTATATCATGCACATGCAGGGGGCTGCAACGGGTGTGATCTTGAGATACTGGCAAGTTTCGGTCCAAGGTATGACCTTGAGCGACTTGGGATAAAACTGGTTGCATCTCCAAGGTTTGCTGATATCCTGCTGGTTACAGGCCCAGTTCCCCTTCATACAAAACCGTTTCTCGAACGGATTTATGCCCAGACTCCGAGCCCGAAGAAGGTGGTTGCCATGGGGGCCTGCGGGTGTTCTGGCGGGGTGTTTGTAGACAACGAGAACTACTCGATCGCGGGCCCGGTTGAGAAGATCATCCCTGTGGATGTGAGAATCCCGGGGTGCCCTCCAAAGCCTGAGGCTATCGCGGATGGAATCATGAAAGCGATGAGAATGTTCTGA
- a CDS encoding 4Fe-4S dicluster domain-containing protein, which produces MRVTGKIRAFGSLVSNLFHKPVTVRESFGFIAYLSRGLPRRDELRCTGCGACNERCSSGATSITDHDGMRTVSIDSLRCIFCARCADVCPEGALDLYFGTVHHEKDMSGAAGTIKSAAGSDMSRQCLHDHDLDLSASVRYAQAISLSHELKTKSVTVDTNLSLQKCRFCGEEMPVTEKFLQMMADRMLSHLKPETADVVRKDLELYLTACISCRQKYSVKWNTHPRKFI; this is translated from the coding sequence ATGAGGGTAACCGGGAAGATCAGGGCCTTTGGCAGCCTTGTCTCAAACTTGTTTCACAAACCGGTCACCGTCCGCGAATCATTCGGATTTATTGCATATCTGTCCAGAGGACTGCCCCGGCGTGATGAACTCAGATGCACCGGATGTGGCGCCTGTAATGAGCGGTGTTCGAGTGGTGCGACAAGCATCACTGATCATGATGGCATGAGAACGGTATCCATCGACAGTCTCAGATGCATCTTTTGTGCACGATGTGCTGATGTCTGCCCTGAAGGGGCCCTGGACCTCTATTTCGGAACCGTCCATCACGAAAAGGATATGAGCGGTGCTGCAGGGACGATAAAGTCTGCCGCCGGTTCAGATATGAGCAGACAGTGCCTGCATGATCATGATCTTGATCTCTCTGCATCTGTTCGGTATGCACAAGCAATCAGCCTTTCGCATGAACTGAAGACAAAGAGCGTCACGGTTGACACGAACCTTTCCCTCCAGAAATGCAGGTTCTGTGGCGAGGAGATGCCGGTCACTGAGAAGTTTCTGCAGATGATGGCAGACCGGATGCTCTCCCACCTCAAACCTGAAACCGCTGACGTCGTCAGGAAGGATCTTGAGTTGTATCTGACCGCATGCATCTCATGCAGGCAGAAGTACAGCGTGAAGTGGAACACCCACCCGAGGAAGTTTATATGA
- a CDS encoding complex I subunit 1 family protein, with product MTGIFWINPVIALCTGILLSFLLRKLNARIQSRRGPVIRVPPAWRDINRTKILQPLYDILKLFSKSTFIPEKASPFFIMGPVMALVCAVLATFFVPIAGISFDYSFGLVVLFYLLMGEILCVIVGGVASGSLFAVIGGVREIELMLTNEIPFILGTFALAISYNTLSVSEMMGFNLVTNPFAAIVVFLSILVKLHIKPFDISDAESEIVSGLTTEYSGKLLGTLEVTKLMMIFVLVALFADLFLWVPSSGIIAWLVFFAGVGFTTVLIGLVHSLFGRFRIDQATWWLLKVPLVISVFAVVWAAMWRYVL from the coding sequence ATGACCGGTATCTTCTGGATTAACCCGGTAATAGCCCTTTGTACTGGCATTCTCCTCTCATTCCTGCTGCGAAAACTCAATGCACGGATCCAGTCACGCAGGGGTCCGGTGATAAGGGTTCCTCCGGCCTGGCGTGATATCAACAGGACAAAAATCCTCCAGCCTCTCTACGATATCCTCAAACTCTTCTCAAAAAGTACCTTTATTCCTGAGAAGGCTAGCCCGTTCTTCATCATGGGGCCGGTCATGGCGCTTGTATGTGCAGTGCTTGCAACCTTCTTTGTACCGATAGCCGGCATCTCGTTTGACTACTCGTTCGGCCTGGTGGTTCTTTTTTACCTCCTCATGGGCGAAATTCTCTGTGTCATCGTCGGAGGAGTCGCCAGCGGATCCCTCTTTGCTGTGATCGGGGGGGTCAGGGAGATCGAACTGATGCTCACCAACGAGATCCCATTCATCCTTGGCACCTTTGCATTAGCGATCTCGTACAACACCCTCTCAGTCAGTGAGATGATGGGGTTTAATCTGGTCACAAATCCGTTTGCGGCAATCGTCGTCTTCCTCTCGATCCTTGTGAAACTTCACATAAAACCCTTCGACATCTCTGATGCAGAGTCAGAGATTGTGAGCGGGCTGACCACCGAGTATAGCGGAAAACTGCTTGGTACCCTCGAGGTCACGAAACTGATGATGATCTTTGTCCTGGTCGCCCTGTTTGCAGATCTCTTCCTGTGGGTACCATCATCCGGGATCATAGCCTGGCTGGTCTTCTTCGCAGGTGTCGGATTCACCACTGTTCTGATCGGTCTTGTCCACTCACTGTTTGGGAGGTTCAGGATCGATCAGGCGACCTGGTGGCTGCTCAAGGTGCCACTCGTCATATCAGTCTTTGCAGTTGTCTGGGCAGCAATGTGGAGGTATGTTCTATGA